A portion of the Pseudomonas protegens CHA0 genome contains these proteins:
- a CDS encoding GNAT family N-acetyltransferase, with translation MTASTPLIRTVLPTDLDRCFAIETLAYEGDEAATRDKIATRIATWPEGFIVAQVQGVVAGFINSGATFDVQMADEAFKELIGHDPAGPEVVIMSVVVHPDFQGLGLSRHLLQAFIARMRELGKARIHLMCKERHVPLYQRFGFVYIKASESDHGGMAWHEMVQSL, from the coding sequence ATGACCGCTTCGACTCCGCTGATCCGCACCGTCCTGCCCACCGACCTGGACCGCTGCTTTGCCATCGAGACCCTGGCCTACGAAGGCGACGAGGCCGCGACCCGGGACAAGATCGCCACCCGCATCGCCACCTGGCCCGAAGGTTTCATCGTTGCCCAAGTGCAGGGTGTGGTGGCCGGCTTCATCAACTCCGGCGCTACCTTCGACGTGCAGATGGCCGACGAGGCCTTCAAGGAACTGATCGGCCACGACCCGGCGGGCCCGGAAGTGGTGATCATGTCGGTGGTGGTGCACCCGGACTTCCAGGGCCTGGGCCTGTCCCGGCACCTGCTGCAAGCCTTCATCGCGCGCATGCGCGAACTGGGCAAGGCGCGCATCCACCTGATGTGCAAGGAACGCCATGTACCGCTGTACCAGCGCTTTGGTTTTGTCTACATCAAGGCGTCGGAGTCGGACCACGGCGGCATGGCCTGGCACGAGATGGTGCAGTCGCTGTAG
- a CDS encoding response regulator, producing MSSARILIVEDEANIRRFVGIALEDEGFQVFEADSVKRALIHAASRQPDLVIVDLGLPDGDGKQLISELRGWLAVPILVLSARDREDEKVAALDAGADDYLVKPFGVPELLARIRAQLRRHGQSGTAAATSKVAFGAIEVDLATHEVRREGLPVHLTPIEYRLLCALIRGQSRVLTHRQLLLEVWGLDYVDRAHYLRVHMAHLRQKLEADPAQPQHLITELQVGYRLVGL from the coding sequence ATGAGCAGCGCACGCATCCTGATCGTCGAGGACGAAGCCAATATCCGCCGTTTCGTCGGTATCGCCCTGGAGGACGAAGGTTTCCAGGTGTTCGAGGCCGACAGCGTCAAGCGCGCCCTGATCCATGCCGCCAGCCGCCAGCCGGACCTGGTGATCGTCGACCTGGGCCTGCCGGACGGCGACGGCAAGCAGTTGATCAGCGAGCTGCGCGGCTGGCTGGCGGTGCCGATCCTGGTGCTGTCGGCCCGGGATCGGGAGGACGAGAAAGTCGCCGCCCTGGATGCCGGCGCCGACGACTACCTGGTCAAGCCGTTCGGCGTGCCGGAACTGCTGGCGCGGATTCGCGCGCAACTGCGCCGTCATGGCCAGAGCGGTACGGCGGCCGCCACCAGCAAGGTGGCCTTTGGTGCCATCGAGGTCGACCTGGCCACCCATGAGGTGCGCCGCGAAGGGCTGCCTGTGCACCTCACGCCGATCGAGTACCGTCTGCTCTGCGCGCTGATCCGTGGCCAGAGCCGGGTGCTGACCCATCGCCAGTTGCTGCTGGAAGTCTGGGGCCTGGACTACGTCGACCGCGCCCATTACCTGCGGGTGCACATGGCCCATCTGCGGCAGAAGCTGGAGGCCGATCCGGCCCAGCCCCAGCATCTGATCACCGAGTTGCAGGTGGGTTACCGCCTGGTGGGGCTGTGA
- a CDS encoding YybH family protein, with product MHNPSNEAQIRSLIDSWQQAVMARDIQRIVSYYADDITSFDAVGALQFKGKAAYREHWEACMQVCPGPGIFEFHQLQVLADEELAFAHWLAHCGGTDAEGVTKACWMRVSAAYQRRAGQWLVVHEHWSAPFDMLTGTTQFDLQP from the coding sequence ATGCACAATCCATCCAACGAAGCGCAGATCCGCAGCCTGATCGACAGCTGGCAACAGGCTGTGATGGCCCGGGATATCCAGCGTATTGTCAGTTACTACGCCGACGACATCACCTCTTTCGACGCGGTCGGTGCCTTGCAATTCAAGGGCAAGGCCGCCTATCGCGAACACTGGGAAGCGTGCATGCAGGTCTGCCCCGGCCCGGGCATTTTCGAGTTCCATCAGTTGCAGGTGCTGGCCGACGAAGAGCTGGCCTTCGCCCACTGGCTGGCCCATTGCGGTGGCACCGATGCCGAGGGCGTGACCAAGGCCTGCTGGATGCGGGTGAGTGCCGCTTACCAGCGCCGTGCGGGCCAATGGCTGGTGGTGCACGAGCACTGGTCGGCGCCGTTCGACATGCTCACCGGGACCACCCAGTTCGACCTGCAACCCTGA
- a CDS encoding YciI family protein: protein MKYLCLVYSDEQLLHSLPDSPEDAECLAYAESVQGSGRMLAAEALQSVHTATTVRMRGGKLSITDGPFAETKEQLAGFYLIQAKDLNEAIQVAGQIPAARVGSVEVRPVRELNP, encoded by the coding sequence ATGAAATACCTATGCCTGGTCTACAGCGACGAACAGTTGCTGCACAGCCTGCCCGACAGCCCCGAGGATGCCGAGTGCCTGGCCTATGCCGAGTCGGTCCAGGGCAGCGGGCGGATGCTTGCCGCCGAGGCGCTGCAATCGGTGCACACCGCCACCACGGTGCGCATGCGCGGTGGCAAGCTGTCGATCACCGATGGCCCGTTCGCCGAAACCAAGGAACAGTTGGCCGGTTTCTACCTGATCCAGGCCAAGGACTTGAACGAAGCGATCCAGGTGGCCGGGCAGATACCGGCGGCCCGGGTCGGCAGTGTCGAAGTGCGTCCGGTACGTGAATTGAATCCCTGA
- a CDS encoding sensor histidine kinase produces the protein MPPRDGRPDPDALLEKLQQDEQAAQRGKLRIYFGSNAGVGKTCAMLTAARNEVAQGRDVVAGVVETHGRRETAELLQGLQVLERHRLMHRDYALPEFDLDAALARHPAVLLVDELAHSNVPGSRHPKRWQDVEELLRAGIDVWTTLNVQHLESLNDIVSGIIGIRVRETVPDHLFDEAHEVLVIDLPPDDLLRRLKDGKVYLGPQAERASRHFFRKGNLLALRELTLRRTADRVDAQMRDYRRERSINALWPARERLLVGIAGDPADERLVREAARLAQKLEADWMVVHVASAQRRGAGAARYAAAMKTLALAAEFGAETATLPGMDVAEALVACAREHNANRLVLGHYPRKVWQFWHQSVSDRISRQHPEIDQIVIANGPLSRRPAPVDKPEAGLPPSRAPAYLWASLACFAATAVAALLLKVFDPANVVMLFLLTVVLVALRYGRGPGVWAAMLAVLCFDFFFVQPVWSFTVNDTQYFFTFALMLGIALITGQLTARLRHEARTAAAGERRATSLAGLARELSAALTEEQICAVALRTFSGVFEARVGLALPDAENRVRALSANTLAIDESIAQWAYDHDQPAGRGTDTLAAAKGCYLPLKAPMRVRGVLVLEAEDAERLKEPEEQRLLEACMSQLAIALERVHYVEVAQSTVLQMEGERMRNTLLAAISHDLRTPLTTIIGAADAALPHAAQGPLKHLLAGIHDQASSMQRLIENLLDMARMQERGVRLNRQWNSLEEIVGSALRQLREPLAGHQLRVAMAPQLPLVEVDALLLERVLVNLLDNAAKYTPAGTLVQISARQVDQQIILQVSDSGPGCPKGSSPASLFEAFSRGQQESAVAGIGLGLALAKRIVEAHGGRIEAQPHADAGLSFVITLPAGQPPSMETL, from the coding sequence ATGCCGCCCCGCGACGGTCGCCCCGATCCCGATGCGCTGCTGGAAAAACTGCAGCAGGACGAGCAAGCGGCCCAACGGGGCAAACTGCGGATCTATTTCGGTTCCAACGCCGGAGTCGGCAAGACCTGCGCCATGCTCACCGCGGCGCGCAACGAAGTGGCCCAGGGCCGCGACGTGGTGGCCGGGGTGGTGGAAACCCATGGCCGGCGGGAAACCGCCGAGCTGCTGCAAGGGCTGCAAGTGCTGGAGCGCCACCGCCTGATGCACCGCGACTACGCGTTGCCGGAGTTCGACCTGGATGCCGCCCTGGCGCGGCACCCGGCGGTGCTGCTGGTGGACGAGCTGGCCCACAGCAACGTGCCCGGCTCGCGCCATCCCAAGCGCTGGCAGGACGTGGAGGAATTGCTGCGGGCCGGCATCGATGTCTGGACCACCCTCAACGTCCAGCACCTGGAAAGCCTCAACGACATCGTCAGCGGGATCATCGGCATCCGGGTGCGCGAGACGGTGCCCGACCACCTGTTCGACGAAGCCCACGAAGTGCTGGTGATCGACCTGCCGCCGGATGACCTGCTGCGCCGCCTCAAGGACGGCAAGGTCTACCTCGGGCCCCAGGCCGAACGCGCTTCACGGCATTTCTTTCGCAAGGGCAACCTGCTGGCCCTGCGTGAACTGACCCTGCGCCGCACCGCCGACCGGGTCGATGCACAGATGCGCGACTATCGCCGCGAGCGTTCGATCAATGCCTTGTGGCCAGCCCGCGAGCGCTTGCTGGTGGGGATCGCCGGCGACCCGGCGGACGAGCGCCTGGTGCGCGAAGCCGCGCGCCTGGCGCAAAAGCTCGAAGCCGACTGGATGGTGGTGCACGTGGCTTCGGCCCAGCGCCGTGGCGCCGGCGCCGCCCGTTATGCGGCGGCCATGAAGACCCTGGCCCTGGCCGCCGAGTTTGGCGCCGAGACCGCCACTTTGCCCGGCATGGATGTCGCCGAAGCCCTGGTGGCCTGCGCTCGCGAGCACAACGCCAATCGCCTGGTGCTGGGCCATTACCCGCGCAAGGTCTGGCAGTTCTGGCACCAGTCGGTGAGCGACCGCATCAGCCGCCAGCACCCGGAAATCGACCAGATCGTGATCGCCAACGGGCCCTTGAGCCGGCGCCCTGCGCCAGTGGACAAGCCCGAGGCCGGCCTGCCGCCCAGCCGCGCGCCGGCCTACCTGTGGGCGAGCCTGGCGTGCTTTGCCGCCACCGCGGTGGCGGCGCTGCTGCTCAAAGTGTTCGACCCGGCCAACGTGGTCATGCTGTTCCTGCTGACCGTGGTCCTGGTGGCGCTGCGCTACGGGCGGGGCCCCGGCGTCTGGGCGGCGATGCTGGCGGTGCTGTGCTTCGATTTCTTCTTCGTCCAGCCGGTGTGGTCGTTCACGGTCAACGACACCCAGTACTTCTTCACCTTCGCCCTGATGCTGGGGATTGCCCTGATCACCGGCCAGCTCACCGCGCGCCTGCGCCATGAAGCGCGTACCGCGGCCGCGGGCGAGCGCCGTGCCACCTCCCTGGCCGGGCTGGCCCGTGAGCTGTCGGCGGCGTTGACCGAGGAGCAGATCTGCGCCGTGGCCTTGCGTACCTTCAGTGGGGTGTTCGAGGCCCGGGTCGGGCTGGCGTTGCCGGATGCCGAGAACCGGGTGCGGGCGCTGAGCGCCAATACCCTGGCCATTGACGAGAGCATCGCCCAGTGGGCCTATGACCACGACCAACCGGCCGGGCGCGGCACCGATACCCTGGCGGCGGCCAAGGGCTGCTATCTGCCGCTCAAGGCGCCGATGCGGGTGCGTGGCGTGCTGGTGCTTGAAGCCGAGGATGCCGAGCGCCTCAAGGAGCCGGAAGAACAGCGCCTGCTGGAGGCCTGCATGAGCCAGCTGGCGATTGCCCTGGAGCGCGTGCATTACGTCGAGGTGGCCCAGAGCACTGTGCTGCAGATGGAGGGCGAGCGCATGCGCAACACCCTGCTGGCGGCCATTTCCCATGACCTGCGCACGCCCTTGACCACCATCATCGGCGCCGCCGACGCCGCCTTGCCCCACGCTGCGCAGGGCCCGCTCAAGCACCTGCTGGCAGGGATTCACGATCAGGCTTCGTCCATGCAGCGGCTGATCGAGAACCTGCTGGACATGGCGCGCATGCAGGAGCGCGGGGTACGCCTGAATCGCCAGTGGAACTCCCTGGAGGAGATTGTCGGCAGTGCCCTGCGCCAGCTGCGCGAGCCCCTGGCCGGGCATCAATTGCGAGTGGCCATGGCGCCGCAGCTGCCCTTGGTGGAAGTGGACGCGCTGTTGCTGGAGCGGGTGCTGGTGAACCTTCTGGACAACGCCGCCAAGTACACCCCGGCCGGGACCCTGGTGCAGATCAGCGCCCGCCAGGTCGACCAGCAGATCATCCTGCAGGTCAGCGACAGCGGCCCGGGCTGCCCGAAGGGCAGTTCCCCGGCCAGCCTGTTCGAAGCCTTCAGTCGCGGTCAGCAGGAATCCGCCGTGGCCGGCATCGGCCTGGGCCTGGCCCTGGCCAAACGTATCGTCGAGGCCCATGGCGGGCGCATCGAGGCCCAGCCTCATGCCGATGCCGGGCTGAGTTTTGTCATCACCTTGCCGGCGGGTCAGCCGCCTTCCATGGAAACCCTATGA
- a CDS encoding RNA polymerase sigma factor: MSDQPREVIAATVAQVYREQSRRILATLIRLLGDFDLAEEALHEAFFVAVERWRSDGVPDNPRAWLVSVGRFKAIDALRRRARFAASQAALLSQLEQLEQDDWSAEDVQDDRLRLIFTCCHPALAADAQVPLTLREICDLSTEEIARAFLATPATIAQRIVRAKAKIRDARIPYQVPALSELPERLESVLRVIYLVFNEGYSASMGAELTREDLTREAIRLGYLLLELLPEAEVMGLLALMLLHESRRGARLSSDGELVLLDEQDRGLWQQDLIEQGCALVERGLRSGQAGPYCLQAAIAAVHAEAPSAAQTDWPQIVGLYDVLLRLQPSPVIELNRAVALAQRDGPGAGLAQVEAILLRGDLQDYHLAHAARADFCRQLGHIAAARQSYQRALALVRQAPERRFLEQRLAQLPQ; encoded by the coding sequence ATGAGCGACCAGCCTCGGGAAGTCATCGCGGCAACGGTGGCGCAGGTCTACCGCGAGCAGTCGCGGCGGATCCTCGCCACCCTGATCCGCCTGCTGGGGGATTTCGACCTGGCCGAGGAGGCGCTGCATGAAGCCTTCTTCGTGGCGGTGGAGCGCTGGCGCAGCGATGGCGTGCCGGACAACCCGCGGGCCTGGCTGGTGTCCGTCGGCCGCTTCAAGGCCATCGACGCCCTGCGTCGCCGGGCGCGCTTCGCGGCGTCACAGGCGGCGCTGCTCAGCCAGCTCGAGCAACTGGAACAGGACGACTGGAGCGCCGAGGACGTGCAAGACGATCGCCTGCGCCTGATCTTCACCTGCTGCCACCCGGCGCTGGCGGCGGATGCCCAGGTACCCCTGACCCTGCGGGAGATCTGCGACCTGAGCACCGAGGAAATCGCCCGGGCCTTTCTGGCCACGCCGGCCACCATCGCCCAGCGCATCGTGCGTGCCAAGGCGAAGATCCGCGATGCGCGGATTCCCTACCAGGTGCCGGCGTTGAGCGAGCTGCCCGAGCGCCTGGAGAGCGTGCTGCGGGTGATCTACCTGGTGTTCAACGAAGGGTATTCGGCTTCCATGGGCGCCGAGCTGACCCGGGAGGACCTGACCCGCGAAGCCATCCGCCTGGGCTACCTGCTGCTGGAACTGTTGCCGGAAGCGGAGGTGATGGGCCTGCTGGCGCTGATGCTGTTGCACGAGTCACGGCGTGGCGCGCGCCTTTCCAGCGACGGCGAGCTGGTCCTGCTGGACGAGCAGGATCGCGGGTTGTGGCAGCAGGACTTGATCGAGCAGGGCTGTGCCCTGGTAGAGCGCGGCCTGCGCAGCGGCCAGGCCGGGCCCTATTGCCTGCAGGCGGCGATTGCCGCGGTGCATGCCGAAGCGCCGAGTGCAGCACAGACCGACTGGCCGCAGATCGTCGGTTTGTATGACGTGCTGCTGCGCCTGCAGCCTTCGCCGGTGATCGAGCTCAACCGTGCCGTGGCCCTGGCCCAGCGCGACGGGCCCGGTGCCGGGCTGGCGCAAGTGGAAGCGATCCTGCTGCGCGGCGACTTGCAGGATTACCACCTGGCCCATGCCGCTCGTGCCGACTTCTGCCGGCAACTGGGGCATATCGCCGCGGCGCGCCAGTCCTACCAGCGGGCCCTGGCCCTGGTCCGGCAAGCCCCCGAGCGGCGCTTCCTCGAACAGCGCCTGGCCCAGCTCCCCCAGTAG
- a CDS encoding SRPBCC family protein, translated as MTFQTAGRKPAEHELSISRLIDAPRNKVFRAWTEPALLAQWWGPHGMTTPECEMDLWVGGQFRTLMRAPDGSEYPTMGVFLEIAAPSRLVFTDAYLPGWIPSGKPFMTAEVTFEEQGDQTLYTARAMHWTEADRKAHEAMGFHEGWGQSLERLVALVTRDLPD; from the coding sequence ATGACTTTCCAGACCGCGGGCCGCAAGCCCGCCGAGCATGAACTGTCCATCAGCCGCCTGATCGACGCGCCGCGCAACAAGGTCTTTCGCGCCTGGACCGAGCCGGCCTTGCTGGCGCAATGGTGGGGGCCCCACGGCATGACCACTCCGGAGTGTGAAATGGACCTGTGGGTCGGCGGCCAGTTTCGTACCCTGATGCGCGCCCCGGACGGCAGCGAGTACCCGACCATGGGGGTGTTCCTGGAGATCGCCGCGCCGTCGCGGCTGGTGTTTACCGACGCCTACCTGCCGGGCTGGATCCCCTCGGGCAAGCCGTTCATGACCGCTGAAGTGACCTTCGAGGAGCAGGGCGACCAGACCCTCTACACTGCCCGCGCCATGCACTGGACCGAGGCCGATCGCAAGGCCCATGAGGCCATGGGCTTTCACGAGGGCTGGGGGCAGAGCCTGGAGCGCCTGGTGGCCCTGGTCACCCGGGACCTGCCGGACTGA
- a CDS encoding GNAT family N-acetyltransferase, which produces MTTRLVPYEQLDSHQHARLLELEVLPGQKAFSGDIHGALYTLGNAPRGAIRGFALLSEEWPVAFLLLKRPPCLPAWADADSASLHALQVDRRHQGRGFGQACLQAVPEAARQAWPELKGLTLAVDSDNQPALRLYSKLGWVENGEACKGRIGYERRMALAF; this is translated from the coding sequence GTGACCACTCGCCTGGTGCCTTACGAACAGCTCGACAGCCACCAGCATGCCCGCTTGCTGGAGCTTGAGGTGCTGCCCGGACAGAAGGCGTTTAGCGGGGACATTCATGGCGCGCTGTACACCCTCGGCAACGCGCCGCGGGGAGCAATCAGGGGCTTTGCCCTGCTCAGCGAGGAGTGGCCGGTGGCCTTCCTGCTGCTCAAGCGCCCGCCCTGCCTGCCGGCCTGGGCCGATGCCGACAGCGCCAGCCTGCACGCCCTGCAAGTGGACCGGCGGCACCAGGGCCGGGGCTTCGGCCAGGCCTGCCTGCAAGCGGTGCCTGAGGCCGCCCGCCAGGCCTGGCCCGAGCTCAAGGGCCTGACCCTGGCGGTGGACAGCGACAACCAGCCGGCCCTCAGGCTGTACAGCAAACTGGGCTGGGTGGAAAACGGCGAAGCCTGCAAGGGCCGGATCGGCTATGAACGGCGGATGGCGCTGGCGTTCTGA